One genomic region from Manis pentadactyla isolate mManPen7 chromosome 12, mManPen7.hap1, whole genome shotgun sequence encodes:
- the MIDN gene encoding midnolin isoform X3, which yields MEPQPGGARSCRRGAPGGACELGPAAETAPMSLAIHSTTGTRYELSVPPDETVEGLRKRLSQRLKVPKERLALLHKDTRLSSGKLQEFGVGDGSKLTLVPTVEAGLMSQASRPEQSVMQALESLTETQVSDFLSGRSPLTLALRVGDHMMFVQLQLAAQHAPLQHRHVLATAAAAAATRGDPSVTSPVSSPCQPVSSTARVPPVPTSPAPASPPPVTAGCFRSHSASTACPEQMDCSPPASAGASPSSTPGGSSTSRSRKPGAVIESFVNHAPGVFSGTFSGTLHPNCQDSSGRPRRDIGTILQILNDLLSATRHYQGMPPSLTQLRCHAQCTPASPAPDLAPKTTSCEKLAATAPASLSQARICKPLGDRLRQTENRATRCKVERLQLLLQQKRLRRKARRDARGPYHWLPSRKAGRSDSSSAGGGSSPSEAAGLGLDFEDSVWKPEVNPDLKSEFVVA from the exons ATGGAGCCGCAGCCCGGTGGCGCCCGGAGCTGCCGGCGCGGGGCCCCCGGCGGCGCCTGCGAGCTGGGCCCAGCGGCCGAGACGGCCCCCATGAGCCTAGCCATCCACAGCACGACGGGCACCCGCTACGAGCTGTCCGTGCCCCCCGACGAGACGGTAGAAGGGCTGCGCAAGCGGCTGTCTCAGCGCCTCAAAGTGCCCAAGGAGCGCCTGGCGCTGCTCCATAAAGACAC ccGGCTCAGTTCGGGGAAGCTGCAGGAGTTCGGAGTGGGGGACGGCAGCAAGCTGACGCTGGTACCCACCGTAGAGGCGGGCCTCATG TCTCAGGCCTCCAGGCCGGAGCAGTCTGTGATGCAAGCCCTCGAGAGCTTGACGGAGACGCAG GTCAGTGACTTCTTGTCGGGCCGCTCGCCGCTGACCCTGGCGCTGCGTGTGGGTGACCACATGATGTTCGTCCAGCTGCAGCTTGCTGCCCAGCATGCCCCACTGCAGCACCGCCATGTGCTGGCcactgctgccgccgccgccgccacccgcGGGGACCCCAGCGTGACCAGCCCCGTGTCCTCACCCTGCCAGCCAGTGTCCAGCACTGCCCGCGTCCCCCCGgtgcccaccagccctgcccctgcaTCCCCTCCACCTGTCACAGCCGGCTGCTTCCGGTCCCACTCAGCCTCCACTGCCTGCCCCGAG CAGATGGACTGTTCTCCCCCTGCCAGTGCTGGAGCCAGCCCCTCGTCCACCCCCGGGGGCAGTTCCACCTCCCGCTCCCGCAAACCCGGTGCCGTCATCGAGAGCTTCGTGAACCATGCCCCAGGGGTCTTCTCAGGGACCTTCTCTG gCACGCTACACCCCAACTGCCAGGACAGCAGCGGGCGGCCTCGGCGGGACATTGGCACCATCCTGCAGATCCTCAACGACCTCCTGAGTGCCACGCGGCACTACCAGGGCATGCCCCCGTCCCTGACCCAGCTGCGCTGCCACGCTCAGTGCACACCTGCCTCACCTGCCCCGGACCTCGCCCCTAAAACTACCTCCTGCGAGAAGCTGGCGGCTACAGCGCCGGCCTCCCTGAGCCAGGCCCGCATATGCAAGCCCCTGG GGGACCGTCTGCGGCAGACGGAAAACCGTGCCACCCGCTGCAAGGTGGAGCGCCTGCAGCTGCTGCTCCAGCAGAAACGGCTCCGCAGAAAGGCCCGGCGCGATGCCCGTGGCCCCTACCACTGGCTGCCCAGCCGCAAGGCCGGCCGCAGTGACAGCAGCAGTGCTGGGGGAGGCAGCAGCCCCAGCGAGGCCGCCGGCTTGGGCCTCGACTTCGAGGACTCCGTCTGGAAGCCGGAAGTCAACCCCGACCTCAAATCTGAGTTCGTGGTGGCCTAG
- the MIDN gene encoding midnolin isoform X4 has translation MEPQPGGARSCRRGAPGGACELGPAAETAPMSLAIHSTTGTRYELSVPPDETVEGLRKRLSQRLKVPKERLALLHKDTRLSSGKLQEFGVGDGSKLTLVPTVEAGLMSQASRPEQSVMQALESLTETQVSDFLSGRSPLTLALRVGDHMMFVQLQLAAQHAPLQHRHVLATAAAAAATRGDPSVTSPVSSPCQPVSSTARVPPVPTSPAPASPPPVTAGCFRSHSASTACPEMDCSPPASAGASPSSTPGGSSTSRSRKPGAVIESFVNHAPGVFSGTFSGTLHPNCQDSSGRPRRDIGTILQILNDLLSATRHYQGMPPSLTQLRCHAQCTPASPAPDLAPKTTSCEKLAATAPASLSQARICKPLGDRLRQTENRATRCKVERLQLLLQQKRLRRKARRDARGPYHWLPSRKAGRSDSSSAGGGSSPSEAAGLGLDFEDSVWKPEVNPDLKSEFVVA, from the exons ATGGAGCCGCAGCCCGGTGGCGCCCGGAGCTGCCGGCGCGGGGCCCCCGGCGGCGCCTGCGAGCTGGGCCCAGCGGCCGAGACGGCCCCCATGAGCCTAGCCATCCACAGCACGACGGGCACCCGCTACGAGCTGTCCGTGCCCCCCGACGAGACGGTAGAAGGGCTGCGCAAGCGGCTGTCTCAGCGCCTCAAAGTGCCCAAGGAGCGCCTGGCGCTGCTCCATAAAGACAC ccGGCTCAGTTCGGGGAAGCTGCAGGAGTTCGGAGTGGGGGACGGCAGCAAGCTGACGCTGGTACCCACCGTAGAGGCGGGCCTCATG TCTCAGGCCTCCAGGCCGGAGCAGTCTGTGATGCAAGCCCTCGAGAGCTTGACGGAGACGCAG GTCAGTGACTTCTTGTCGGGCCGCTCGCCGCTGACCCTGGCGCTGCGTGTGGGTGACCACATGATGTTCGTCCAGCTGCAGCTTGCTGCCCAGCATGCCCCACTGCAGCACCGCCATGTGCTGGCcactgctgccgccgccgccgccacccgcGGGGACCCCAGCGTGACCAGCCCCGTGTCCTCACCCTGCCAGCCAGTGTCCAGCACTGCCCGCGTCCCCCCGgtgcccaccagccctgcccctgcaTCCCCTCCACCTGTCACAGCCGGCTGCTTCCGGTCCCACTCAGCCTCCACTGCCTGCCCCGAG ATGGACTGTTCTCCCCCTGCCAGTGCTGGAGCCAGCCCCTCGTCCACCCCCGGGGGCAGTTCCACCTCCCGCTCCCGCAAACCCGGTGCCGTCATCGAGAGCTTCGTGAACCATGCCCCAGGGGTCTTCTCAGGGACCTTCTCTG gCACGCTACACCCCAACTGCCAGGACAGCAGCGGGCGGCCTCGGCGGGACATTGGCACCATCCTGCAGATCCTCAACGACCTCCTGAGTGCCACGCGGCACTACCAGGGCATGCCCCCGTCCCTGACCCAGCTGCGCTGCCACGCTCAGTGCACACCTGCCTCACCTGCCCCGGACCTCGCCCCTAAAACTACCTCCTGCGAGAAGCTGGCGGCTACAGCGCCGGCCTCCCTGAGCCAGGCCCGCATATGCAAGCCCCTGG GGGACCGTCTGCGGCAGACGGAAAACCGTGCCACCCGCTGCAAGGTGGAGCGCCTGCAGCTGCTGCTCCAGCAGAAACGGCTCCGCAGAAAGGCCCGGCGCGATGCCCGTGGCCCCTACCACTGGCTGCCCAGCCGCAAGGCCGGCCGCAGTGACAGCAGCAGTGCTGGGGGAGGCAGCAGCCCCAGCGAGGCCGCCGGCTTGGGCCTCGACTTCGAGGACTCCGTCTGGAAGCCGGAAGTCAACCCCGACCTCAAATCTGAGTTCGTGGTGGCCTAG
- the MIDN gene encoding midnolin isoform X2, producing the protein MEPQPGGARSCRRGAPGGACELGPAAETAPMSLAIHSTTGTRYELSVPPDETVEGLRKRLSQRLKVPKERLALLHKDTRLSSGKLQEFGVGDGSKLTLVPTVEAGLMSQASRPEQSVMQALESLTETQPPEAPGPGRAGGGGFRKYRFILFKRPWHRQGPQSPERGGERPQVSDFLSGRSPLTLALRVGDHMMFVQLQLAAQHAPLQHRHVLATAAAAAATRGDPSVTSPVSSPCQPVSSTARVPPVPTSPAPASPPPVTAGCFRSHSASTACPEMDCSPPASAGASPSSTPGGSSTSRSRKPGAVIESFVNHAPGVFSGTFSGTLHPNCQDSSGRPRRDIGTILQILNDLLSATRHYQGMPPSLTQLRCHAQCTPASPAPDLAPKTTSCEKLAATAPASLSQARICKPLGDRLRQTENRATRCKVERLQLLLQQKRLRRKARRDARGPYHWLPSRKAGRSDSSSAGGGSSPSEAAGLGLDFEDSVWKPEVNPDLKSEFVVA; encoded by the exons ATGGAGCCGCAGCCCGGTGGCGCCCGGAGCTGCCGGCGCGGGGCCCCCGGCGGCGCCTGCGAGCTGGGCCCAGCGGCCGAGACGGCCCCCATGAGCCTAGCCATCCACAGCACGACGGGCACCCGCTACGAGCTGTCCGTGCCCCCCGACGAGACGGTAGAAGGGCTGCGCAAGCGGCTGTCTCAGCGCCTCAAAGTGCCCAAGGAGCGCCTGGCGCTGCTCCATAAAGACAC ccGGCTCAGTTCGGGGAAGCTGCAGGAGTTCGGAGTGGGGGACGGCAGCAAGCTGACGCTGGTACCCACCGTAGAGGCGGGCCTCATG TCTCAGGCCTCCAGGCCGGAGCAGTCTGTGATGCAAGCCCTCGAGAGCTTGACGGAGACGCAG CCCCCAGAGGCgcccgggccgggccgggctggCGGAGGCGGCTTCCGGAAATACCGATTCATTTTATTTAAGCGTCCGTGGCACCGACAGGGACCCCAGAGCCCAGAGAGGGGCGGCGAGAGGCCCCAG GTCAGTGACTTCTTGTCGGGCCGCTCGCCGCTGACCCTGGCGCTGCGTGTGGGTGACCACATGATGTTCGTCCAGCTGCAGCTTGCTGCCCAGCATGCCCCACTGCAGCACCGCCATGTGCTGGCcactgctgccgccgccgccgccacccgcGGGGACCCCAGCGTGACCAGCCCCGTGTCCTCACCCTGCCAGCCAGTGTCCAGCACTGCCCGCGTCCCCCCGgtgcccaccagccctgcccctgcaTCCCCTCCACCTGTCACAGCCGGCTGCTTCCGGTCCCACTCAGCCTCCACTGCCTGCCCCGAG ATGGACTGTTCTCCCCCTGCCAGTGCTGGAGCCAGCCCCTCGTCCACCCCCGGGGGCAGTTCCACCTCCCGCTCCCGCAAACCCGGTGCCGTCATCGAGAGCTTCGTGAACCATGCCCCAGGGGTCTTCTCAGGGACCTTCTCTG gCACGCTACACCCCAACTGCCAGGACAGCAGCGGGCGGCCTCGGCGGGACATTGGCACCATCCTGCAGATCCTCAACGACCTCCTGAGTGCCACGCGGCACTACCAGGGCATGCCCCCGTCCCTGACCCAGCTGCGCTGCCACGCTCAGTGCACACCTGCCTCACCTGCCCCGGACCTCGCCCCTAAAACTACCTCCTGCGAGAAGCTGGCGGCTACAGCGCCGGCCTCCCTGAGCCAGGCCCGCATATGCAAGCCCCTGG GGGACCGTCTGCGGCAGACGGAAAACCGTGCCACCCGCTGCAAGGTGGAGCGCCTGCAGCTGCTGCTCCAGCAGAAACGGCTCCGCAGAAAGGCCCGGCGCGATGCCCGTGGCCCCTACCACTGGCTGCCCAGCCGCAAGGCCGGCCGCAGTGACAGCAGCAGTGCTGGGGGAGGCAGCAGCCCCAGCGAGGCCGCCGGCTTGGGCCTCGACTTCGAGGACTCCGTCTGGAAGCCGGAAGTCAACCCCGACCTCAAATCTGAGTTCGTGGTGGCCTAG
- the MIDN gene encoding midnolin isoform X1, producing MEPQPGGARSCRRGAPGGACELGPAAETAPMSLAIHSTTGTRYELSVPPDETVEGLRKRLSQRLKVPKERLALLHKDTRLSSGKLQEFGVGDGSKLTLVPTVEAGLMSQASRPEQSVMQALESLTETQPPEAPGPGRAGGGGFRKYRFILFKRPWHRQGPQSPERGGERPQVSDFLSGRSPLTLALRVGDHMMFVQLQLAAQHAPLQHRHVLATAAAAAATRGDPSVTSPVSSPCQPVSSTARVPPVPTSPAPASPPPVTAGCFRSHSASTACPEQMDCSPPASAGASPSSTPGGSSTSRSRKPGAVIESFVNHAPGVFSGTFSGTLHPNCQDSSGRPRRDIGTILQILNDLLSATRHYQGMPPSLTQLRCHAQCTPASPAPDLAPKTTSCEKLAATAPASLSQARICKPLGDRLRQTENRATRCKVERLQLLLQQKRLRRKARRDARGPYHWLPSRKAGRSDSSSAGGGSSPSEAAGLGLDFEDSVWKPEVNPDLKSEFVVA from the exons ATGGAGCCGCAGCCCGGTGGCGCCCGGAGCTGCCGGCGCGGGGCCCCCGGCGGCGCCTGCGAGCTGGGCCCAGCGGCCGAGACGGCCCCCATGAGCCTAGCCATCCACAGCACGACGGGCACCCGCTACGAGCTGTCCGTGCCCCCCGACGAGACGGTAGAAGGGCTGCGCAAGCGGCTGTCTCAGCGCCTCAAAGTGCCCAAGGAGCGCCTGGCGCTGCTCCATAAAGACAC ccGGCTCAGTTCGGGGAAGCTGCAGGAGTTCGGAGTGGGGGACGGCAGCAAGCTGACGCTGGTACCCACCGTAGAGGCGGGCCTCATG TCTCAGGCCTCCAGGCCGGAGCAGTCTGTGATGCAAGCCCTCGAGAGCTTGACGGAGACGCAG CCCCCAGAGGCgcccgggccgggccgggctggCGGAGGCGGCTTCCGGAAATACCGATTCATTTTATTTAAGCGTCCGTGGCACCGACAGGGACCCCAGAGCCCAGAGAGGGGCGGCGAGAGGCCCCAG GTCAGTGACTTCTTGTCGGGCCGCTCGCCGCTGACCCTGGCGCTGCGTGTGGGTGACCACATGATGTTCGTCCAGCTGCAGCTTGCTGCCCAGCATGCCCCACTGCAGCACCGCCATGTGCTGGCcactgctgccgccgccgccgccacccgcGGGGACCCCAGCGTGACCAGCCCCGTGTCCTCACCCTGCCAGCCAGTGTCCAGCACTGCCCGCGTCCCCCCGgtgcccaccagccctgcccctgcaTCCCCTCCACCTGTCACAGCCGGCTGCTTCCGGTCCCACTCAGCCTCCACTGCCTGCCCCGAG CAGATGGACTGTTCTCCCCCTGCCAGTGCTGGAGCCAGCCCCTCGTCCACCCCCGGGGGCAGTTCCACCTCCCGCTCCCGCAAACCCGGTGCCGTCATCGAGAGCTTCGTGAACCATGCCCCAGGGGTCTTCTCAGGGACCTTCTCTG gCACGCTACACCCCAACTGCCAGGACAGCAGCGGGCGGCCTCGGCGGGACATTGGCACCATCCTGCAGATCCTCAACGACCTCCTGAGTGCCACGCGGCACTACCAGGGCATGCCCCCGTCCCTGACCCAGCTGCGCTGCCACGCTCAGTGCACACCTGCCTCACCTGCCCCGGACCTCGCCCCTAAAACTACCTCCTGCGAGAAGCTGGCGGCTACAGCGCCGGCCTCCCTGAGCCAGGCCCGCATATGCAAGCCCCTGG GGGACCGTCTGCGGCAGACGGAAAACCGTGCCACCCGCTGCAAGGTGGAGCGCCTGCAGCTGCTGCTCCAGCAGAAACGGCTCCGCAGAAAGGCCCGGCGCGATGCCCGTGGCCCCTACCACTGGCTGCCCAGCCGCAAGGCCGGCCGCAGTGACAGCAGCAGTGCTGGGGGAGGCAGCAGCCCCAGCGAGGCCGCCGGCTTGGGCCTCGACTTCGAGGACTCCGTCTGGAAGCCGGAAGTCAACCCCGACCTCAAATCTGAGTTCGTGGTGGCCTAG